The Amycolatopsis jiangsuensis nucleotide sequence ACGGAGAGATGCGCTCACGCACGGCACAGCTGACAGCGCGGGATCGGAGCGGCCGGCAGTCTCGCGGCACGCCGGGACACATCCGGCCGATGAGCGCCGTCCGTGCTCAGCCCGGTGTCGTTTTCGCTCTCGTGTGGCCGGACCCGGGTTCCTCCACCAAGCAAGCGCTTACAATCGAGCTCGCCGGCAGCCGCATCCGCCGCCGGGACGACGAGGAGGTTCGCCGGATGACGACGGTTTCCGACGACCTGTGGCCCGACGTGCAGCCCGAGACCGCGCGCCGGCTGATGCTCGCCGGGGTGGAGTCGTTCGCCGAGCGCGGTTACCACGCCACGACCACCCGGGACATCGCCGGCGCGGCCGGGATGAGCCCAGCCGCGCTGTACGTGCACTTCCCGTCGAAGGCGGCGCTGCTGTTCGCGATCAGCCGAAGCGGACACGAGCAGACCCTGGCGCTGGTGGAAGCGGTCCTCGCCCGCAGCAGTGACCCGGTCGAGCGGATCCGGCTGGTGGTCGAGGACTTCGTCGCCTGGCACGCCCGTCGACACACCGTCGCCCGGGTCGTGCAGTACGAGCTGAACGCGCTGCCCGAGCAGGAGCACCAGATCGTCAGCGAGCTGCGCCGGCGGATCGAGCGGCGGGTACGGGAGGTGGTCACGCACGGTGTGCGCGACGGCGTGTTCACCGTCGCGGACCCGCACGTCGCGGCCCGCGCCGTGCTGTCGCTGGGAGTGGACGTGGCCCGCTGGTACAGCGAGCGGACCCGGCAGGCGCCGGACGAACTCGGCAAGGAGTACGGCGAACTGGTGCTGCGGATGCTCGGCGCGCGCTGAGTGCGGTCAGGTCGACGGCACCGCGCGGGCGAACCGCTCGGCGATCCGGGCGAGCCGCTGCGCCAGGCCGGGTGGCGCGTCCTCCAGCACGAACTCGAAGTCCCACTGCGCGAGGTGGAACGGGACCGCGTCGAGGTCATTCGCACCGGTGCGCAACCGGCAGCTCCCGGCGTCGATCGGCTCCACCACGCCCACGGACGGCGGGATCCGCGCGGTGAGTTCGTGCGCGGGCACCGACACCCGCAGCGTCATCTGGTGCGCGTAGGGCGCCGAGGAGATCCGCTCGGCCACGTAGGCTGCCAGGTCCTCGGCAGGCGGTTTCCTCGGCGGGAAGCGGAAACCCGGCACCGGGCAACCGTCGATGCGGTCCAGCCGGAAGGTGCGCCAGTCCGCGCGGCCCAGGTCGTAGGCGACCAGGTACCAGCGCGATCCGGTGTGCACCAGACTGAGTGGCTCGACGTCGCGTTCGGCGACGTCGCCGCCGCGCGTGCCGTAGGTGAAGCGCAGCCGTTCGTGGTCCCGGCAGGCGGCCGCGACCACGGTGAGCAGCTCCGCGTCGATCACCGGCGCCCCGCCCGGCATCCGGACGAGCGCGGAGTCCATGGCCCGCACCCGGCCGCGCAGCCGGGCGGGCAGGACCTGCTCGAGTTTCGCCAGCGCGCGCACGGACGTCTCCTCGATCCCGGAGACGGTGCCGTTCGCGGCCGTGCGCAGCCCGACCGCCACCGCCACCGCCTCGTCGTCGTCCAGCAGCAACGGCGGCAGCGCGGCACCCGGGCCGAGCCGGTAGCCACCGGCCACGCCCGGCGTCGCGTGCACCGGATAGCCCAGCGTGCGCAGCCGTTCGACGTCGCGGCGGATCGTGCGGACGTCCACCCCCAGCCGGCCGGCGAGGTCCGGACCAGGCCAGTCGCGGCGGGCCTGCAGCAGGGAAAGCAGCCGCAGCAGACGCTCGGACGTTCCGTACATGCCGAGCACTCTGCCAGACAACGCGGACATCCTTGGTCCTCGATGGTGTGCGGCTTGCCGATCACGGCCCCGACGGGCGAAGGTTGACGCATGCCGATCGACCCGCAGCAGCTGCTCGCCGTGGCCCGCGAAGAAGCCGAACTGGGCAGGGCCGAAGGCGGTGTCCCGATCGGCGCGGCCCTCTTCGACCGCGATGGACGTCTGCTCGGCCGCGGCCACAACCGCCGCGTGCAGGACGACGACCCGTCCCTGCACGCGGAGACAACCGCGTTCCGCGCCGCCGGCCGCCGCCCGCACTACCGCGACACGATCATGGTGACCACGCTGTCTCCGTGCTGGTACTGCAGTGGCCTGGTCCGCCAGTTCGCCATCCCGCACCTGGTGATCGGCGAATCGAGCACCTTCACCGGCGGCCACCCGTGGCTGGCCGGCCACGGCGTCCGGGTCGACCTGCTCGACGACCCCGCGTGCACCGCACTGATGACGGAGTTCATCCGGCAACGACCGGACCTGTGGGCCGAGGACATCGGAGAACCGTCCACTTCGGACTGATCCGGTCCCGGGCCGGGCGAGTCCGGCAGCAACGGTTCGTGAACCGCGCACGTCGACCCGAGCGAGCGTGTCCGCCGACGAACACGTCCCTGCTCAGTGAGTGCGTCCGCCGCGTGAGGCATCTTCCCTGGTGAGCGCGTCCTGCTCCGGCGAGCCAATCCTCCACCGACGAGCGCGTCGTCTGACGAACAGGTGCAGCCGGTGGTTACCGCTCACCGGCACCGGCGCCGGGGCGGTGACCTCGGCGGTTCCGGGCGGTGTTTTTCCGCCCGCCGCGACGTCTTGACAGTTCCCAATGGTCTAGTCCATTGTGACGGCACCCACATCCCCGCCGAGTGCCGGAGAGCCGATCACGCCGCGTCGCGCTTCGCCAGGTGCTCCGCCCCCGTACGCCGGGTGGCGTACGGCTTTTCGCTGGAGGACCCATGAAATCCCTGCGTCGCGTCAGCACTCTCGCGTTCGCCGCCGGCGCCGTGCTGGCCACCACGGCCGGTGTCGCGCCGTCCGCGCTCGCCGCACCGTCCGCACTCGCCGCGCCGGACCCGGTGGTCGCCTCGCCCTACCTGTACCAGTGGGGCGGCCAGTCCGACCCTTCCGCGGCGATGGACGCCACCGGGGTCAAGGCTTTCACCCTCGCCTTCATGCTCTCCAGCGGCGGCTGCACCCCGGCCTGGGACGGCTCGCGCGCGCTCGACGGCTCGGACAAGGCGTTGATCCAGACCATCCGGGACGCAGGCGGCGACGTGATCCCCTCGTTCGGCGGCTGGTCCGGCAGCAAACTGGGCCCGCAGTGCGGCTCACCCGAGGAGCTGGCCGGCGCCTACCAGAAGGTGATCGACGCCTACCAGCTCAAGGCGATCGACCTGGACATCGAGAACACCGACGAGTTCGAGAACGAGGCCGTGCAGGACCGGATCCTGAACGCGGTCAAGATCACCAAGGACAAGAACCCCGGCCTGCGCGTGGTGATCACCATGGGCACCACCCCGGACGGCCCGAACGACTGGGGCAAGCGGCTGATCACCCAGGCGAAGGCACTCGGCGCGGACGTCGACGTGTGGTCGGTGATGCCGTTCGACTTCTCCGACGGGGGTGACATGGCCGCCATGACCGAATCCGCCGTCGACGGTCTGGCGGCGCAGCTGCAGTCCACCTTCGGCTGGGACGAGGCCACCGCCTACCAGCGCAGCGGACTGTCCTCGATGAACGGGAACACCGACAACGCCGGGGAATCCGTGTCGGTGGACGATTTCACCAAGATTCGGGACTACGCGAGCAGCCACCACCTCGGCCGGCTCACCTTCTGGGCGACCAACCGGGACTGCTCCGGCGGCAGTGACTGCAGCGGCATCGACCAGGAGCAGTACGCCTTCACCAAGATCGTGGCCGGCTACCAGGGCTGAGACGCCGGACAGACCCGGTACCGGCGCCGGACAAGCACCGGTCTGACTGCGGGGACCTTCCGTCCGGGGAAGGTCCCCGTTCCGGCGTTCGTGACCCATTGCGCGCAACCGGCCAAACGGGGGACGCTGGATCGAGTGACCTACTCAGGCAGCGAGGGTGACCGACAGCGCGGCGACGCCCGCCTCGGTCAGCTCCGCGGTGACCAGACCGACGCCGGCCGCGGTGGTGCCGGTGGCCGGGCGGACGTAGCCGCCGCGGGCGAGCGCGTGCGCGGTCATCTGGTCGCAGCAGGAGAAGCCGTCGATGAAGAGGTCGGGTTCGCAGCTGGTGGACATTTCCGCACGCTGCTGCGCGATGGCCTTGAGCATCGCCATCGCGCGATGGGACAACTCGACGGGGGCCTCGTCCGAACCGGACACCGGAATCGCCTTCTTCCTGGTGGAGCTACTTACTCAGTGTCATCGGCCGTTGGGCCGAATGTGTTAACAACCACACTGTAACGCGCCTTCCTCGAAGGTGACTCACGACACCCTGGTTTCGCCGAGCCGGGCCTCCAGCGTGGCCGCCCATTCGCGCACGATCTGGCGACGGCGGCGGGTGTCGTCGGTGAGCAGATTCGCCAGGCCCAGGCCACGGGCCAGGTCGAGGGTGGCCTGGACCAGCTCGCGCACCCCGGCACCGGCCTCGTCGACGCCCAGTAGTTCGACCGTGACGCGATGCGCCTCCCGGCCGACCCGCGCCTCCAGCGGCACGAGCACCGCCCGCAGCTGCTCGTCGGTGGAGGCGACCGCCCACAACTGCAGCGCGGCGCGGAACATCGGGCCGGTGTAGAGGTTGAGCACCATTTCGACCACGCGTTCGATCCGCGGCGAGCCGGCGGGCAACCCGGCCGCCCGCGTCCGCAGCTCGTCCAGCTGTGCCTCGCCGAGCAGGTCCACCGCGGCCGCGACCAACGCTTCACGGGTCGGGAAGTGGTGCTGTGCGGCCCCGCGGGAGACCCCGGCGCGCTCGGCGATCAGCGCCACGGTGACGCCGTGCCAGCCCCGTTCGCCGAAGCACTCCATGGCAGCCTCGATCAACCGCCGCCGCGTCGTACGGCTGCGTTCCTGCTGCGGTTCGCGGAGCATCAGACCGGCCCGCGCCGGCCTCGGCCGGCGGTCGGAACAGCGGACGGAACCATGTGCACTCCAGAACTCCGGTGGTTCGCGGACGGACGTTCAGGACCCGCGGTGCGCGCGAGACCGGACGGCTGCGCTGCATTCGGTGGCTCAGTACGACTTCGGCAGCCCCAGGCTGTGCTGTCCGAC carries:
- a CDS encoding nucleoside deaminase — protein: MPIDPQQLLAVAREEAELGRAEGGVPIGAALFDRDGRLLGRGHNRRVQDDDPSLHAETTAFRAAGRRPHYRDTIMVTTLSPCWYCSGLVRQFAIPHLVIGESSTFTGGHPWLAGHGVRVDLLDDPACTALMTEFIRQRPDLWAEDIGEPSTSD
- a CDS encoding helix-turn-helix transcriptional regulator, with translation MYGTSERLLRLLSLLQARRDWPGPDLAGRLGVDVRTIRRDVERLRTLGYPVHATPGVAGGYRLGPGAALPPLLLDDDEAVAVAVGLRTAANGTVSGIEETSVRALAKLEQVLPARLRGRVRAMDSALVRMPGGAPVIDAELLTVVAAACRDHERLRFTYGTRGGDVAERDVEPLSLVHTGSRWYLVAYDLGRADWRTFRLDRIDGCPVPGFRFPPRKPPAEDLAAYVAERISSAPYAHQMTLRVSVPAHELTARIPPSVGVVEPIDAGSCRLRTGANDLDAVPFHLAQWDFEFVLEDAPPGLAQRLARIAERFARAVPST
- a CDS encoding TetR/AcrR family transcriptional regulator, which translates into the protein MTTVSDDLWPDVQPETARRLMLAGVESFAERGYHATTTRDIAGAAGMSPAALYVHFPSKAALLFAISRSGHEQTLALVEAVLARSSDPVERIRLVVEDFVAWHARRHTVARVVQYELNALPEQEHQIVSELRRRIERRVREVVTHGVRDGVFTVADPHVAARAVLSLGVDVARWYSERTRQAPDELGKEYGELVLRMLGAR
- a CDS encoding TetR/AcrR family transcriptional regulator, with protein sequence MLREPQQERSRTTRRRLIEAAMECFGERGWHGVTVALIAERAGVSRGAAQHHFPTREALVAAAVDLLGEAQLDELRTRAAGLPAGSPRIERVVEMVLNLYTGPMFRAALQLWAVASTDEQLRAVLVPLEARVGREAHRVTVELLGVDEAGAGVRELVQATLDLARGLGLANLLTDDTRRRRQIVREWAATLEARLGETRVS
- a CDS encoding chitinase → MKSLRRVSTLAFAAGAVLATTAGVAPSALAAPSALAAPDPVVASPYLYQWGGQSDPSAAMDATGVKAFTLAFMLSSGGCTPAWDGSRALDGSDKALIQTIRDAGGDVIPSFGGWSGSKLGPQCGSPEELAGAYQKVIDAYQLKAIDLDIENTDEFENEAVQDRILNAVKITKDKNPGLRVVITMGTTPDGPNDWGKRLITQAKALGADVDVWSVMPFDFSDGGDMAAMTESAVDGLAAQLQSTFGWDEATAYQRSGLSSMNGNTDNAGESVSVDDFTKIRDYASSHHLGRLTFWATNRDCSGGSDCSGIDQEQYAFTKIVAGYQG